The genomic DNA tggttggatatatcgcacatttaagtccagagatagcatcacgatgctaactctgtacaagtcgattgttcaaccatatcttgaatatgcttcacccatttgggctccaatgtgttcagcgggtttgcaaaaggtcgaacatgGCCAatgatgtttcactaggaacatcacagtaatgagagagctctcgtattgggagagactaaaaaaagttgggactgtacagtgttcagagaaggtgcgaaaggtatctgatattgtacgtcttcaaaagcattcatgagctttgtcccaacccaggatttagggacaattctagtgaccgtagaggcttaatgtgcattttgagagaccttcaagccctcgagaatccaggctagttccaacaatgaagtgcacatttcttctttctcgggctccttcattgtttaatttgcttccctctgatattcgtagggaatacgtaggccttgttgaacCGGTTgcaactttcaagtcagacttggacaaatttttagatagcattcctgatcaaccatatattcaaggactagctcggtcttccaactcaaactcgttggtagaccaaatatcatataaagattgaaaggtaataaatggacgaattataacctttcattttagtagtactgggaattacattccctgtagcggttagaaaagcccgcaaaaaaccaaacccaaaagaaaaaaaaatagattatGATGCTGACTAAAAAGGAAGGACTTTTTGCCGTAGTttaagtttggaaaaaaaattaccaTCTCATAGATTTCTTATTGTCGGAGAATGGTGGACAAAGTGTCCACAAGGACGAAAATATGTAGTTTTTATCGGTACCAATTGACCTAAACAATTTTTGTCCTCTGCCATCTATTTCTGCTTTTGAAGAATTGTGaggtttttttaaacaacGACTTGTTCATCAAATGTCACAATGGACTTGTTCCATCCAAAGCGCTTATTGACTTGAAATACTTGAACTTGTGTCATTTTGCGGTAATCATTTAAATTTTCTACcgaaatttgaatgacaaaaCTGGAGATGAAATCCTAAAGAAATCAATTAATTACATAgtgcatagatttctagacgctggatgtcggacgaccgaccactcggttggctaaacagtacaataaaccggtttgtaatcaattcccaggagaccatccattgtactgttttaccagccgagtggtcggtcgtccgacatccagtgttaGAAATCTATGCATAGTGTCGCATTATCTTACGATTTATGTTCCAATATGTATATCGTGGACATACATAGACATGTAAATGCCTCATCTTTATGGGAATGAAACTTTACTGATTCATAGattccaattggaaaatgaGACTACCTTTACCACGAAAAAAGGCCGTTCCGTGGACAACTCGATCGCCCGAGCGTACATTGCAGCCATCCGCAAGGCCAAGAAATTTATCTACATCGAAAATCAGTACTTCATGGGATCGGCCTACGGTTGGCTAGACTATCAAGACGTTCATTGTTACAATGTCATTCCCATGGAAATTACTCAAAAGATTTGTGAAAGCATACAGAATCGAAGGAGGTAAGCAAACCATGATGCCGAAGCAGTTTGCAACTTTGCATCTGTGTCGATAACACATACCTCGATCAGATTGAGCATATgcccccccccacccccatCCCGTTTCAGATTCGTGGCCTATGTGGTCATTCCGATGCATCCAGAAGGCATGCCCGGGGACACAGCCATTCAAGAGATGCTTTTCTGGCAAAGAAACACGATGCACATGATGTATTCCCGGATAGCTCAAGCCCTCCATCGCTATGACGTGAAAGGCCACCCCACCGAGTATCTGATGTTCTTCTGTCTGGGCAAACGAGAGACCCCCGATGCAATCCCTGCCCACGTGGAACCGCCCTGGTTTTGGACTCAAGCGGCCAAACTGTTCAAATCTCGGCGCTTCATGATCTACGTTCACTCCAAGTTGATGGTCATTGACGACAGTTATCTGATCACGGGGAGTGCCAACATCAATCAGCGCTCCCTCGATGGGGATCGTGACAGTGAGTTGGCCGTGGGCCTTTTCCAACCAGCCCACGTGACGAGCACGCAATCCGAGCAATGTCCCCAAGGAGAGATCTTCAAGTTTCGAATGGCCTTATTTCGCGAGCACTTGCACTGCATGGACCCGACATTTGTGGTGCCGCACTCGGAGAAATGCGTGGCCAAAGTGCAAGAGCTGGCCCTGAGGAATTGGGACGATTACGTCAGTCTGGATGGTCAGCCCGCGGGACACTTGTTGGCTTATCCCATCGATGTGAGTGTCACTTTGGATGAGGACATCCCGGTGGTCAATCTCATTGCCAAAACCAAGCGAAGGACATTCCCTGACACTAACGCCAAGATCTTGGGGAATCCAGCCCGATCCATTCCCAACAAACTTACCACCTAACTTCCGGAAACTTGATCGGGGATCGCGATTACCATAAATCGATCTCATtttcttccatccatccatccattcaaacgaacaaacaacaacaacaacaaaaagcaTATCCATAGTCTGTCATATTTAAAGACCCTCGTTTTTGATTCACCAAATCCTTCCAAACTCGAACTCACCAAGTGGTTTTCACCCAATCAAGCCTTACCTTTGTACTTGAACCTAAAGGCTCGTATGTAGTAGTAGCCCATTGATGTTTTTCTCTCGATAATTTTCGCCCTTCATATCACACAATCCATTATTGGAGAGGAGGAAGGATGGCGTTTTATCGAACATCTTTATTGGCTTGGATCCCTTCTACCGACATCATGTTTATATGGTAGTATGTACTACTGTATGCACTGTATGTGGATGCTCACGCTCAACAGAACAACGAACTTAATAATAACTTTCCGACCTAAGCCAACGGCGGATATCTCGTAGTAAATAAAACTAATAAACTTCCACGGATCTCAAAATCGTTCGTAATATCCTCCTCTCACCATTTATATCTCCATGTTCATTCTTGAAATCCATGTTTGGTCAAAAGCGTATATTTCAAACGCACCAAGTTTTCATCCGGCTGCTTTTAGTATGCGACATgccaaaattgtctttttccaCATTCCATTACTCATTCATCCATATCACTTCATATTCTTCAAATAAAAACCTAATTCATTCAACAATTCTACCATATTTCACTCTCATTCCAAGTTTGGACTGGAAGACTTTTCTTCCAGACTTCCAGACAGGTAAGAAAAGTAAAGATGCCACAGAGAGAaaacagtttcattttttcccttcaGTGCCTGTAGCCTTTGTCTGGGGCAGCATTCTCTCCGAAGGTCTTTTTCCCACAATCTTGGGCAACGGTCTCACATTTCGTCCTCGTGTTTGATCGTCTGCTCGGTTTACTGATCCGTTCCTCCGCGGAAGGCTCTTGCTGCTTGGAACACCAGCCAGAATATTCGTTCCGTTTGGGCGGGATCGGCTGGGCGAGAGCGAACCCTGCCTTCTCACGGAACCGGCCAGACCTTGAGATGATGAAGGATTAGTCGATCCAAAGGCGGAGATGTTAGGGGCTTGGAATTGGGACGAAACGGAATCTAGAAATCCCGAGTGATGAAACTCATTGGTCGGACTCAACTGAAAGGCAAGAggcaaaataaattgaaatcatCTCAATGCCAGGCTGCCGATATCAGGGCTCAATAAATTTGTAATGCAATATGGTTTCCGTGAGTGACACCCTACGTACAGTCCTGCGTAATCAAATATGCTTCCCTTATTTCTATAAATCAAAGACACATGAGCACAATAAGACGTTGCGATATGAAGAGATATCTTAACCCTGCAATAAGTGGACTCGATTAACATGAAAATTGTATCCTTGAAACAAACCTCTCCTGCGCTAGAATTATCAAATGCCGATAAGATAAATGGACAATTGTAGCAAGCGAAACAGCAGCATCGCAAAGATAACTGGGATCAAAGTGAAATTGGAGAAGCTGACGTAATGACATAAGAAAAACCTAATAAGATTATCCCAAATCCATGTTACCAAAATCTCATGAACATGCATCAAAATGAGATAAGACGCATCTTCAAAAATTTAACATGGTTCCACTCTTACGAATATATACATACGACCGCCAACAACAGCTCAGGTTGTTTTCAAGACGAATCTCTTGCAAACAAGCATGTACTTATCTGAAACTGCAAATACGTATTCACACTTTTTGAAGGAACTCACAAGTTTATGAGAACTCTGAAGTTCACCCATGCTGTTTGTTCAGAAAGGACAAGAACATTCGTAGTAACCTCTTGTgctaattgacaaaaaaaatctttaacaACTTTACCATTGAGATGGCTGGAACTAATCGTCAAATTCGGCGACATGTTATCTTGCCATGGAAACAAAGGTAGCTAACATAATACATGAAACGCATGGAACTTTCAAGACTGTATACTTCCAAACGTTGAATCGAGAAGACGGCCGCAGAACTTCCGACCGATAGCTTATTGGTATTTCTTTTTATCGATATGAGGACATTTCAACGTTTACTTGAAAAGTAAGTAATCCCCAGCTGAATGCAATTCGATTTAGGTTCtctggaatcttgaccattgcCACTACAAAACTAACTTTGTGTCATCAGCATTCGAAGAGATACTAACTTAACCACTGCACGTGAGTTTTTGAAGTGGGACAACAAAGATGATAGGAAGGAGAGAGGACCTAATATCGAGCCATGTGGAAcccctgacttgacatcatgtatatcactaattgcttcctaccacgaatgaaacattttacCCTTGCCCTGGATCCCTATCCCACGGAACCTGTTAACTAACTGCTCTTCATATACCTTGGGAAAATCAAGATAGAGTCAACTATAATTAAATTACCTGTACAGTGcgcttcaaaaatatttgacttcCCGCCTTTGGTAGTTAGGCTACTTAAGCTCGTTTTCCATTGGACAAGGGCCTTGGAAGATTCCGCGAGAATTAAAAGGTAGGGCTGCCGTAGCAAACGAGAAGTATCTTAACCTCAATGTCTTCAACAACTATTTTTTGCTACATCCACATTCATAGACCATGATAACGCtaatttgaaccaaaatttcagaaaaaattATGTTTTGACGTTTACAACGTTTATTTGAATAAGGGGGTATTTCGGCcagttctttcttcttttccaacaaaaaaaacaatccgCAGGcctgaaattttcaaatgccAACAAGCACAACAAAAACCGCCGAAAAATCCTGAAAGAAgattttgtgccatttttgtGCCATTATCATTTGAACCTGAAgtacaattctttttttttttttggtgcggacttccttaccgctaccgggattggaatcccagcagttgaagacgagaagattatttattatacttgacttttatttatatatattatttgatcgaccaacgaattggagttggctgatctggctaatccttgaatataaggttgatccgcAATTGTCCAACAGTTCTACATAGTGTACCCGGGGACCCTCTCTTGTGCTATATGGATGTGTGATAGTTTGTGTACCTAGGGCCCTGTTCTAATACAAATAATGTCACATCACTGGCTACATTTATAATGAAGTGGGAGGAAATATGTGACTGCATGTTACTGAATAAATGTAAAGGTTCACCCAAAACCCTGGTTCATGAAGTGAAGTAGGCAAGCTCACTTGCTACATGTCTCATCATCTGACAACGAGCCCACTCAAAAAGCCTTATATTATTAATTCAAAACTCTACTGTAACATTTCCCTGGATCAGCCTATATTACAATCGTCGAAGAACCTGAATATTCGTAGTGTGTAACACACTGTGTATTGTACTTCTGATAAACCAGGGATGAAAACGTGCAATTAAGGGTTAAATGAATTCAGATAGACCATGAGTTCTAAACCCAAAGAAGTATTGTATTGCTCGCCTTCATTGCTTGTAAAATCTACTGCCGTCTTCAGTAAAACAAACCTAAAAGCCTCAACCCATTGTTATTGTTTGTTATAAACATTTCAAGCACCGAATTCTCACACCTGATTCATACTGACCATCGGAGTGATGTTTAAATTCTATGCTGAATTATTTTTAGTTCTATGTCTTTGAAATTGTACACCacttcttttttggcttcattgcttgaaaaaatgtgaacctcaaaaaagttttcagcTGAAATGTATTGAAACATCCACAAAATTGTGCTTATTTCCATTAATAGtggaaaagatatttttggatgTGGTATTCgtatttttgaattaaaagtGTGTCGGGTTGAATTGAAGAGTTTTGGGTCGTGGGAGACCaaataattttgaacattGAGAATTTGTTACAACTtgatttttaccttttaatgGTATAATCCAGGGCTTTCAAACTTATCCGGCATGAAGCTAATGCTCATAAATACATTCGTAACTAAGAATACTAGTAAAGAGAAACGAGAGCTATTAATTACATTAGTTCAGATTAGAGGGCTAGTGTTCAGATTAACAACTACAGGTGCAGATTTTCTTTCCGCCGAAGAATGCAATTTTTACCAACCAAATTTTTGTAAGGAAATGTGGTGGGGCGTTTATTTATTATGTCCTATGCATTTTCTATCTACCCCCTTTTTGCACGAaatacaaaacaaacaaaacctaAAATATGGTCAATGGACAATGGTgggaaatggcaaaaatcgttTGCAATCCAAGTTTAAAACAAGTTTGGCCCCAATGTAAATAATAAGAAGTCTAACCTAAGGTTTTTGGACGACAAGTAATGACCTTTATCATTACTCATGCCCTATTACAAAATGCCACTTAAAATCTATAGTCTAATGATTTGTcaccatgaaaatgacactatGATTTATGTTTGCCACGGCAAAAACCTCTCCAAATATAAAAAGGTGGTTTCTGTATTTCTATTGTTCCTAACCTTTGAAgacttttgaattggtttcaaacaaTTATTAACgaatattttttgctactttgtgCTTCTCTGTTGGTGGTAGAGCGTTTTACAATGACTTCTACCAAAGTGGGCCAATGCTAATAGCCTTACTGCCGAAGTGGGCCAAATGCAGCAACCTGTACAGATAATATAGTTGTACTTGATAGAGTATATCAACTGACTTGTAACTATCTATGTAGTTTCTtaatgacctgctctatataCTCAACCAGTTGGATAACCCCCGTGCTAAAATACGCTCGAAACTCGGGctgaggaggagaaagaaatcCTACAACTTTGGTCTTTTTAGTCTTCTAAGGAGCCTTGAACAATGCACGGCTTTCTGCGCTAATTCAAATTAGGTACTGTCATATTATATGGTTTCGAGTCCTTATCGTATTAACAAATATGTTTGTATTCGATTAGGATTAAAACtgtcaagtttgaactttttaCTTATAATGCAGCCATACATTTTAACATTTCCACATacatttgatttatttttacaCACTTTCTAGGTATATCTCAAAAGAAATTCCTTACGAAATGAGCCAGCAGAATGTTTTGGTCTCCTTTGCTATTCCGTCTTTTTTGTCTTCGGCTTTACCGATTCGATTTGCTGATTTTTTCACTTAATGACAAAGTAAGCCGAAAGATATTGGTccaagaatgaaatgaaacagtCAAATGATATTCGAATCCTATGACAAAGACGAATCAATAAGTGGCTAATTGTTTCGTCGCACTCAAAACATAGAGAAACGAGTAAATGTACTTGGTTGCATCTAAAACAGATATTTCTGTGAAGAGATTTTTAACGTTTTAAAAATCCCCATTGGTTTTGATCAGCCCTGATCATATGCACTAATGCATTGTAATTGTTTAAATTTGACGTCAACGAGAATTAACTTGAGATTGAGGGATGGAGGAGAAACAACGGACGAGCTTGGTAAAAAGGGAACCTTTAAGAAGGTTCTACCTTGTGCGACAAGCTTGAAAGTTCTCGAACTGACCTTTTTCAAGACAGGTCgtgtcaaaaagaagaaagttttaAACGGACTTGTCCCTTTTCACCAAGTTGGGCCCACCTTTACCCTCTACTCAGATCTCAAAGACAACAGCCGTGTTTAAAGATCGATATAAAAACAttcctttcaagaaaaaacagccaaagaatttcaattgaattacAATCCAAAGTAACCTGAGTTACTCAAAACCCAATCCGACCAACCTGCTTTATTGAGGCAGATTGTTTTGTGGCCATTAGGAACACCAAGAATTATCGCAGTGTTGGtccaacaaaaatcaaaaagattaAGTTTGAATATCCGTTTATCTGTTGTGTCCGAAAACAGGTTTATTAGCATGCATAGAAGCATGTTCATCTTGCAAAGCATGTTTTCAAGCTTACGAATGGAGGAATGCACTATTAAGTGCTATTTTGACCCTTTTTATTTGGCTTTTATTGGTAGTCCTAATCTTAGCCAcgaacttctaaaaatatggactgcgatATGGACAACTTCCCGCCAATTCGGCCTGCTCTTCGACACAACAACTCAGAGCCAGTTTTCGAATTtgagtaataaaataagatctcttcaattaagggaaggtcatttttatattttcatactatttacttgtaaaatggttcgtttcgaaagttatgttgtcaatagcttatgtagctgaccaagagcagcccgaaaaattgaattttatttggTGCTTATCTCCTGATTTCCCTAGGCAttattttgggctcaaatttgaccaagtccatcaaacaagatcttgtgaccGTATCAAgtacttatttggaataaagggAACGGTTTGGGAGATgagaattttttgcttccgttcgcagtctacatctctagaagtctagAAGTCTTGAACTCTAGGAGCCTAAGCATAACAAAGTTTTAGGTACTTACAGAAGACATGGATGTGGGTACCATCCCCGTTCTCATGAGAGATTCCAAGATTCGGTTCAAGTTCTTGATTTCCGCCGTATACATTCGACAAAAGTCGTCGTAATGATGATACTCTTTGCCTTCCTTATCCAGACGCCATTGTCTTTCCCGCAAATCAGACTTCAAATCGTTGCGAGTCTTCTCCAATTGACCCACCAGGCGTTTAAGCTCTGTCTCCGAAAgattgtcccaatccagggaAAATGGATCCGGCATCGGATATTGCTTCTCGTTCTGAATTTTCAGTCGAACCTTGGAGATGAAAATGCGTGATGGAGGCAAATGAATGATAAGAAAGTACTTTCTGTCTTGGTACATTAACGAGACATCCTCAGTGACTAAATCCAAGGAGTTCCTGATAGCACGTTTGTGCTTGGGGGGTGACAGCAAGCAAGGTAATACGATATTGAATGTATCAGGGCTCCTCTAAATCATGATCTATCTAGCATGCCAACCGCACTcacttgttccaattcatGCTCAAGCCAACGCTTCTGCTCTTGCAGTTGGACATTGAGCTGCCTTTGGTTCTCATATTTCTGCTTGATTTCCGAATCGTCAGCATCAAAATTACCGGA from Tigriopus californicus strain San Diego chromosome 1, Tcal_SD_v2.1, whole genome shotgun sequence includes the following:
- the LOC131893039 gene encoding uncharacterized protein LOC131893039 gives rise to the protein MSSKGKKSIDGPKSSSEEITISSMKKELELEQKAKDTMEWSNAELERSVRAMEANVMQLESGNFDADDSEIKQKYENQRQLNVQLQEQKRWLEHELEQVRLKIQNEKQYPMPDPFSLDWDNLSETELKRLVGQLEKTRNDLKSDLRERQWRLDKEGKEYHHYDDFCRMYTAEIKNLNRILESLMRTGMVPTSMSSLSPTNEFHHSGFLDSVSSQFQAPNISAFGSTNPSSSQGLAGSVRRQGSLSPSRSRPNGTNILAGVPSSKSLPRRNGSVNRADDQTRGRNVRPLPKIVGKRPSERMLPQTKATGTEGKK